From a region of the Rhinopithecus roxellana isolate Shanxi Qingling chromosome 8, ASM756505v1, whole genome shotgun sequence genome:
- the PRR9 gene encoding proline-rich protein 9: MSFSEQQCKQPCVPPPCLQKTQEQCQGKAEEVCLSTCQHPCQDKCLVQAQEVCLSQCQELSQEKCPQQGQDPCLPPCQDQCPPQCAEPCQELFQTKCVEVCPQKVQEKCSSPGKGK; encoded by the coding sequence ATGTCCTTCAGTGAGCAGCAGTGCAAGCAGCCATGTGTGCCCCCTCCATGCCTCCAAAAGACCCAGGagcagtgccagggaaaggctgAGGAGGTGTGCCTCTCCACGTGCCAGCACCCCTGCCAAGATAAGTGTCTAGTTCAGGCCCAGGAGGTATGCCTTTCTCAGTGCCAGGAATTAAGTCAAGAAAAATGCCCACAGCAAGGCCAAGATCCATGCCTACCTCCATGCCAAGATCAATGTCCACCTCAGTGTGCAGAGCCATGCCAGGAGCTATTCCAGACAAAATGTGTGGAGGTTTGCCCACAGAAAGTCCAGGAGAAGTGCTCATCCCCTGGCAAGGGGAAGTAG